In Streptacidiphilus sp. P02-A3a, the DNA window ACCACGAGGGCATGGACCCGGTCGGCGAGGACGTCGGCACGCCGACGATCCACATCGACGGGGTGGCCTTCTTCGGTCCGGTGCTGAGCTCCATCCCCCGGGGCGAGGCGGCGGCGCGGGTCTTCGACGGTGCCCGACTGCTGGCCGGGTACCCGGACTTCTTCGAACTGAAGCGGACCAGGACCGGCGGCCTGTCCTTCGACTGACGGTCCGTCAATTCGGTTCCCGCCCGCGCCCGGTCCCGCCCGCTGCGGCGGGACCGGCGATCCGGCGGGCGGTGTCAGCCGCCCTGCGGGTACCAGCGCAGCTCGACGGTGTTGCGGTCGGGGTCGAGCACGTACAGCGACTGCGCGTGGCCGCGCGCGCCGAAGCGGCGGCCGGGGCCGTCGACCACGGTGAACACGCCGGAGTCCACCACCTGCTGCCAGTCCAGCGGTTCGACCACCAGGCAGATGTGGTCCACGTTGGAGCCGGTGCC includes these proteins:
- a CDS encoding VOC family protein, with the protein product MRVIDFDHLVLNVSDVERSLEFYSGPLGLEPVRLEEWRAGEVPFPSVRVSPTCLIDLVERPGTGSNVDHICLVVEPLDWQQVVDSGVFTVVDGPGRRFGARGHAQSLYVLDPDRNTVELRWYPQGG